The DNA segment ttgttcagtgtatagatcctgcaaaggacctgggtcaaattttgtaggacctccttcaatacccaaaggtattggatggcgggggtccaaactctttgatcccctcataagttaaactactattaaaactttaacccagctacttaggactgtatccctgctgactcatactacttagctgagggtaacgtcgccttcaaaagaggggcctaccacattatgcattaataacttaattaattatctttcaataatccgaccctttaggattgtatccttgctgattcaaactactgggttgagggcaacgtcgccttcaaaagaggggcctactactataactaagataatctcttaaataagtgcaaaagtgcgataataatcaaaggttacactatacacgagtcggatccaagtgattcatcttgtctatctgtttttatttttattttatttttcagcattttagttagttttattttcttagtttaaaacatttttctaacattttgatttgattagacgttgaggataaaccggtactaaaagctcttgtgtccttggacgacctcggtatcttaccaacactatactacgtccacgatgggtgcacttgcccatatgtgtgtttagtgttagtgaatatcgtgttttataaatttaaaacttggctaaaaagtgtaaaagggcttaaaatatatacctaaattatattacacctaacgcacatcaggagtgatgccaacgtttgagtgcaaaatgaggacttaagaggggagttgacgtgacgCGTGCTGATTGGATGTGTGTAAAAGAGGTCACTCCCCCCTTAGAAGAGTGCCCCTACACCCTAATACATTGGTTTTCAAACCACCACTTGTTCGACTCTATGAAAATTTTAAAGCATGTTTAAAAGTCAAAATAGTTAATATTTAGGGTGTAGGGTGTGGTTAGACATTTGAAAGTGGTAAACTttaaaatcaaccaatgagagtatgacatgtcaaagtggtaaactatgctcaaaggtgttggcaatggttagatacttcatgaattggtaaactattttaaaaaaatgaaaatgtgtgattggttgagatgacatggaccccaccacacaccccCACTCTCTCCCCTCTCTTCCCTCTCCCCGCATCGGCAACCCCTCACCGATTTCTTCCCCACATTCGGTAAAACATGTGCGCCATGTCACTCACTTTTAATCcatcattcaaaaccactaccctaaggatgtggtcatgacccaaaccactattctCTTATTTTAATTTACTTTTGTGAAAAAAGAAACGAAAATATTGAAAAAGGAAAGGAGGCtcatggttgtcatggtttaatccatgccaaccatggtgGATGAGACAAGAGGATGGTGTAGCAATTCAATAATGGTCCTATATGGCGATTGATGGCCCAACCATgtccccacaccctttagccttacATGAAATAAAATTTTTACTAAATTTTAATTCATTGTATTTATCTAAACCTCTTAAAAACACTTCAACTGTTAACAATTTTtgttatcaaacaaaaataaTCAATCTATATCTAATAAAATGAAAACTGAATGAATAGTGAAATGAGGTCGTGTTGGTAATATCATTTCAAGCATATTAGACTATGGTGTATGGGGTGGGGGTTGGGGcatgggttgggtacaaacgctcAAGTTATCATTCCAGGTGGGCTtcggtttcggcgtggccccttgggcgggggtttaaACTCAGGCGTTGGGCGGGCCTAGCGGTTTTCCGTGGCCGGCTCttattggctgggttggctaggctataggtggctagattttttttttaattttatatgtatttttacaataattgaaaaaaaaattataacatgtggccaacccacgcgggctagccacgccccgccatatcGACCCAACATGCAACTGATCAGCGGTGCCCAAAGAAGTCCACGTGttaacccatgccccaaaccctcgccccaccataccccacggtcttaaaGAACCAGGTGGGCAGGTGAGTGTCAAAGTAGAGTAGTAGACCACGCGTCATCTGAGGGTGGTGTTGGGTTGTTCATATACGCAAGTGAGatctagagaaagagagagaaacgTGAGAGAACATGAAAAGATGAGAGAGAGTGACGGTTACCGGCCATTTTCTTCGGCCGACCGTCTTGGTACTCCAACGAGCAGCTCCAGGCTCGAGTATCACTTATCCAGCTAGAACGGAGACAGACAGAGTCAGATGGACATCTCCAGTGGGCCTGGGTTTAGGGTTCAGGCGACCGTCGCAATAATAACATAAATTTTGCTTATTTCTTCTTACTTTCTTGCTTATTTCTTTCAAATTTTAGTTATTTTTCCTAATTTTCATTTAAACATATGGATCGCAataataacataaattttgaagTATACTAGGATCTGACCTGCCGCGCTTTGCGGCGGCGTCGAAAGTTATAATAACTTGCATTTATAGTGTATATTTGACTTGACTCTTTATCCAAAAAATTTTTTACGTCTTCGTCGAATGAACACgcattatatttgacctgactcgctTTCTAACACAGTTTACGAACGTACACAAAATAAGTATAAAAACGTATTATTTTTTACCAGACTCGTTTGAGAGAAAAAATTATGTGAAAACGTGAGTCGTTTACGTTGAAACGTGAATTTAAAATGACAGGTACGTTAAAACTGCCATACTTCGCGCATTACGGTGGCGACACCTTAGTTGTTTATAGTCGCGGCACGTTATATGATTTGTTAACCATATaaaaaacatgttttgacatatcCGATCTAACTCTGTATAATATAAGCATTGCGGTTGTTACAGTATACGGTGATGACATTAACGTGTGATACCTGCACGCGACATTACACGTGTTTGACTTTGTTATATACAGTACGTTCTTGACATTAACGTCATTAGATATGGATAAAAAAAGAGTATGAATCGCTCATtgtggtgtaaatttgtaacaatATTTTAGATAACcgtgtaaagtcgtaaaagtaatttcGACATTAACATGGTTATACATAGATAAAAAAAGTATATTAATGTGTGACGCTATGATCTAAAGTCGTAAAAGCAATTCGTTGTAAAATGAGACGTCAAGTTATTAAGTACAAAAAGTTGGTGGATCAAAGTTATCAATTACCAAAGTTGGAAATGAATAACTTACTTAGTTTGAGAGTGTGAAATGAAAGAATTAAAAATATAAGGGTTAGAATTGTAACTTTTAATGGTTATTTGAAAGTTGAAAGAAGATAAAAATGTAAGGGTTATATGTGTTATTTTTCAAAAGTTAAAGGAACTAAAGACAAAGGTCCACCGACCTTTgtctttaatatatattaaattaatatgATAAATACCTTTTTCAAACGTATTGATTTTTTCTTGATTTCTGTACATATAATTAACATATGTTTTATGTTTGGAATTCTCCTAAAGTGAATCAAATGTACAgtaaattataaatataataaaatattatatacaattttttgtatagttttattatcttaatattataataattgttatctCCTTTACTTTTTAAGTCTTATAAGCTTGGTGTTAACTAGTACGTATATCGAAAATATCGgttcgttatcggtacatgaaggtataAACCAGCACCAGCCTggtacataaaacgccaaaagtcggtaccggattgagtttgataatcttttagtttgagaaatttggtactgctacccagtaccatttgtTCATCCCTGATCACGAGTACCGTACGAACatcaacggtatcgtacaactttcttttagtttcaggggtagagatgagctcggtgccaactgataccgaatcggtattggtaacgaaaataccggttacggtatcggtatatgaaggtaaaaccggtagcgaaccggtactaagaacgccaaacgtcagtaccgaactggtacttaggatctttcggttcaggaaattcggtaccggtacccattactaTTTGCTAATCTCTGACTACGGGCTTctaccgaacaacatcattaccatacaacttttttagttgattttctttaagttattttttagtgttttttctatattttattcttgtcagcaatTCCGTGTGCAACACACTCGTAGTGATTTTcaacacatataaacacagactaaataacagaaaatttcgccgcaacgcggcgacgGTTTTAAAACTTGTTTATAAAAACTCAACTCTGTAGCTGACCTTTTCATCTAGTCAAAGACCTTAACAAAACTAAACTTCAACTCACTTCTTTAAAATTTTTATAAGATACTTGATGAACATCACCCCCAAATACCATCACTATTATCTCCATTACATTTTTGAATTTGATGTTTCATTCTCTTATATTATGTTGTGACGTCTATTTTACATATatgtgttttcaattttttttttcaatactcggtttaaagattaaaaatcagtcgtttttatggtgcaatttttataagaGAATAATATCATATGAAAAAtttattaatgttttaaaaaccggggGTGGGATGATTGGAGGAGAGATAACCTATTGTCTTCGATAAACTATAATACCCCTAAAAAACCAACGTGCCTTCAATTTTTATCAATTCAACCCATTTTATCCAAACTCTTAGTTACTCAACAAATTAGATGATCAAAATTATCTCCTTAACATTCCTAAGTTAACTCATTTTTCTAGTATATCCTAACCATTAACATGTTATGTTAACTCGTATTCtcttaatgaaaaaaaaaaaaaaaaacattatttgaATTTGTCTATAAAAAAGCTAACTTGGGCTTTACTGTATTTGTGTGGGCCGTTTGTTTGGGTCCAGTCCAGTCCAGTCCAAGATCTAGGGTTCTTCACTTATATACGAATCTATACGCCCTAAACCACTTCGTTAGCCACACCGCCGTCGCCGTTGAAGACCGATCCAGCCGGAAAAATGAGCTACAAGGTTTCTATCCTCTGTTCACTTATCTTAATTCTTCTATCACAATTCTAATTCATTCATTTACCATATCTTTTTCATCTAATATTCTCCGATTCAAGTTAGGGTTTCACCAAAATGATAAACGTAAGTTGTGTGTGTGTTGGTGCAGTTTCATCAGTTTCAGGTGGTCGGCAGAGCTCTACCTACGGAATCCGATGAGCAACCCAAGATCTATCGTATGAAGCTTTGGGCCACCAATGAAGTCCGTGCGAAGAGCAAGTTCTGGTTCGTTACTTATTGGTTTATAATAAATTTAATGTTTTACGTAGGtggtgtttgtgtttgttgatttTGTTGTTGAAATTAGGTATTATTTGAGGAAGCTCAAGAAGGTCAAGAAGAGCAATGGTCAGATGCTTGCTATCAACGAGGTATAATTctatttttttgttcatgttattttaattaatgttatgttatgttatgtacATGTAGTAATTGGGTATTCAAATGTAAAACTTGTTAgaattttgttacaaaaagttttttttttactttgtagTTGCATTAGCTAGTGATTTTACTTGATTTTTTTTGCTGTAGTTTATCAATTCTTTCCTTTGTTTTTGTAGTTGCAATGTGTAAGTGGCTTATTGTTTTAGAGTTTGCTTGTTAATTTTAGGCAGATTGGATTTTTATAATTCACAATAATCCGAGCTTTTTCATTTTGTTGGTAAAATAGTCCCCCGTTATGCCGTTAAAAAACATAACtcagttaagttttttttttcttccaaATTGCAAACCGATGTTTTCcggcttttgatcagaatgagGATACCAGTCGATCAATGTAAAACTTTTCTCGAAACAGTGTTCtaaacgacttgatttttgttaattagaTGTTCAAACACCTGAATTGAAACACCGTTTTTGTCGTCTATTTATAAGCTTAAACTCTGCTATGTTTTTTTAACATAATGGAAAAGTTTGGATTAATGTGGGTAattaactgagttgggattattatcggccaaaaagAGCCGGATCGGCTTATTAAAATTCAATTTGCCTTATTTTATGAAGGAGCTAGTTGGTGCTATGTATAAAATTTAATCCCGCATTATACATTTTTGGTTTGAATATGGTACATAATATTCTGAAAGTGCTTCATTTATATAATTAACATTTTGTATTTACCAATTTGGTACACGGATGAAAGTCATCACGTATTTATACGTCTTTTTAGTCCTTTTTATGTTCAATaagtttgttttgatgtcaagtTACAGATACTGATTTTAGTTTTTATTCATTGCAAATGATCATGCACATATTTGTCAATATTGGCTATAGCGCGCAACGTGGTGATGCGTCCATATGGTGCTAATCGTTTTTTTTTGCGACAATCGGCGACatttctttttagatttttgttttattttctgaTAACTATAAATAGCGAtgctctttgttttttttttgtttcaagaTTAAAAAAAGCGTATTTAGATGATTGGTTATATCGTATTTTAGCTATTTTTGATGAATTATTATACATGTAAAATATTTATCAACTCTTTTGCTACTTCATCACTAAACATGGAATAGAGGTCGCTATTTCGTCGTTATCGCTATGTAGCACATTGGTAGCTTGTCACAATTTACAGCTATTCactattgacaactatggttGGGCGTTGACAtttgttttacagagttttattttACATGGTTTGATTGTAGAAACACAAATCTCACTGTGTTTATTTATGTTTCTGTAGATTTTCGAGAAAAACCCCACAACTATCAAGAACTATGGCATTTGGTTGAGGTACCAGTCAAGGACCGGATACCACAACATGTACAAGGAGTACAGAGACACAACCCTGAATGGTTCTATCGAACAGATGTACACTGAGATGGCTTCCCGTCACAGAGTTCGCCACCACTGCATCCAGGTAATCAAAACCGCTACCATTCCCGCTAAGCTCTGCAAGAGGGAGTCAACTAAGCAGTTTCACAACTCCAAGATCAAGTTCCCGTTGGTGTTCAAGAAGGTTAGACCTCCAACCAGGAAGCTCAAGACCACATACAAGGCCTCAAGGCCTAACTTGTTTGTTTGAGTGACCTATATCTATGTTTGTTGCTGTCACAAGGGTTCAAGTTACTAGAAATTTTGATTTGTAGCGAAAACTTGCTTGTTATTTCTTTTTCTTGGATATTTTGCTGGTATTGGATATTTGAGTTTATGATGTTGCGTAGCAAATACTATTACTACTGGGTTTATTACATTATTTGcgtctttgtatttgatcccgTTGGGTTTTTTCCGATTACTAATGAACATCTAGATAACGTTATAGAGAATGTTTAAATAAATACAACAGTTAGGTAACTCCTATAAGCACATTCTGAGTAAAACCAAACCCTAAACAATTGGCTCATCGCATACCTCCACCAAATCATGCACACCATCGTAGAAGGCTACTCTTTACCTAACAAAACCCTTGAATAATTTGACTTTACTTTTGTTGTACTTGGCTTCGTCGATAAAAGGAGCTAGGCTCGACATACAATCAATCTCAACACGCAACAATCATTTTTCTCTTGGATCATTCCCTTGCCCTCCGAGTCAAAAATCCATTCAACCCTAGCATCCAACCAGGTTCCCAACTCGAGTTGTCCCATTACTCGCTCTAGCTAGCAATCTTAGAGGCATACACCACATGGCACCTCCTTACTCACTCTGTTAACCTTGAACTCAACATTCGTCAACAAACGGTGGTTTTTCAATTTATCGTCGAGGATCTATGAAATTTTTGAAATATGGAAGGAACATTAGGAATAAACGCACTATAAATTCTAAAAACGCATTAAACAATGTTTACTTACTACTCAATGGTGAAACTAACTACTTTTACTTTCATTACGAAAATGTTAGGTCGTAACATTCTTCATCAAGCAGATCTGACGATCAAAGAGTTGTTCTCGTTATTTAAACTGGTTATCAAATAGTAATCTTACAAAGGCATGTTTTctttataataattaataataatttagaATATATTCAAATTCATAAGAAAACATAAAAAACATGTACGGTAACACCGCAATCCTCCTTGTGTAGTTTAATCGTAGATCACACTCGTAAAACACTACATATAAAAAAGGGGTAagtttgtagaatagtaaccaagtttcaaaagtgttccaattaggtcactcaagtttcaaaagtgttccaattaggtcactcaacattcattctttattaaaattaagggtttttttcatctatttcataggtaaccgtggtgatgtggatttttgtttctttttttctattttatttgatgctaacgtcgagtaatgacgtggattgtaacttgttatttttttaatttttaatgtaattaaatggtttttatttttaataaatataatttcatatattaaaataattcgaccctagcatcttatgctccattttttttcttgacacgtggaaaaaaagacatgactcgatttgaatgttaatttatttaattgtGACAAAAACGACaccagtgacctaattagaacacttttaaaattTGGTTACTATTTTGTGAAATTTTCCCTATAAAAACATATGTTAAATGTTAGCTTGACAAGGCCAACGGCCAAATATTCTTATTGTGAACAGTAAATACCTGATAACCATTTGTTGTGTGTCCTCAAGTCGTCGTCATCGTCATCATACTTAGcaaatctcaccaatagcaaagaAAAGTAGGAtttgaggagggtaagatgtagataACCTTATCTCTATCCCGTAGGAATATAGAGACTGCTTCTAGTGAGACcctcggctcgatagtagttttgcatcaagccttggacataagacacataacactcagcaatcgggacaaagaccgattagtgcatgtacca comes from the Helianthus annuus cultivar XRQ/B chromosome 4, HanXRQr2.0-SUNRISE, whole genome shotgun sequence genome and includes:
- the LOC110937379 gene encoding 60S ribosomal protein L18a-2 translates to MSYKFHQFQVVGRALPTESDEQPKIYRMKLWATNEVRAKSKFWYYLRKLKKVKKSNGQMLAINEIFEKNPTTIKNYGIWLRYQSRTGYHNMYKEYRDTTLNGSIEQMYTEMASRHRVRHHCIQVIKTATIPAKLCKRESTKQFHNSKIKFPLVFKKVRPPTRKLKTTYKASRPNLFV